The Procambarus clarkii isolate CNS0578487 chromosome 37, FALCON_Pclarkii_2.0, whole genome shotgun sequence nucleotide sequence gtgctaatgcatataggcataaactttctcagcacattatatctaataatctaagctggttttaagtgtacaatgcagataaaacaggctttaactggaaaTTGCCTTCAAAGAAACACTTTGGCCTTCAGGCTTGAGTTAGAGTATTCCTGGTTGCAAGGTCAAGAAGGAAAAaatttcagcattattgtgctctaacgcagatggcagtcaccgaacaaagtacgcaattgttgggaaatctgccaacccaaaagcattgaaaaactgcatgaaCAGACTACCTGTCATCTACTACAACACAAAAAATGCCAGGTTCACACAGATTATTTTTGAGGATTGGTTCCAGAATCACTTTTATAAATTAGTAAAAAAGCAGCAGATCAATGAGTGGAGAATTCATCCTGCTGAGGTAAAGGTAATGCTGTTGACTGATaatgccccagctcaccccattcctaaattaacatcgcctgatggcaaaataacatgtatggctttaccaccaaacactacatctGTAATACAGCCCATGGATTAGGGGGTTATCTATGCTCTCAAAAGGCTTTGTCTGGCTAATGTCTGAGGCTAATGCCTGAGCTATGAATTTAGACATTATGGAAGTTCTGCTCTCTGAGGAAGACGAGatacttaaccactgcactgcgcaacgcGCTTGTAGGCGCTCGTTGGGTGGTGCGTAACACACCTCAGGGATCTTATAGGTATAGCatatgattcaaaactcccgcagctacatggggttcacatcagcctcctcagggctcttgtaaacagacgtcatttaaaaaaaaatcgtgggcaacattcccgggtgtaagagcctcagtactgagtgagcaaccaaggctggcgcatgcagcatgagctcacagcactgctgttcagcttgtgaccacagcattgccaaataatgtcaaaatatatatgtaactggtattatttagccatgataggacgataatagcaggattgtggtgataattagtgctgtgcatagtattgtgggaggtggaattttggtgaggttgggagggaatcgaggtagcgtcagtgtgtggcagccactcgttttgctcaccatactagcttagtggttcactatggtgaacacaaatgtagatacatatactgtatataatgtgtgtgtacatagtgtaataacagcaacaggagtatattGGGAGGAACCATTTTGGTGACGGAGGTGGCGTCGTACTCGTAGCGTTGTCTtctgctgtgtgacttgtcatgcagtgtatggtggccactgttctgttTGGACATAATACGAGTTTAGTTGTATGGttttggtgaataaaacatgttgatatttatacataatgtgtgtaaatagtgtaataaaaacaataacattaCGGTGGGagaaggaatgttggcgagtaaggtgttggagaagtgagggagggctggctgggtgtggcagctcaatcttgttttttgggctcaccatacgaacttagtggtttgttatggtgagcacatatgtagatggttatatacaatgtgtgtatatagtgtaataacaacaaaaacactgtttgatcgtagaatataatatacaccttacatctggtataatctatgactgaacaactgaccactatcgtaccttcctcatagcaaacatggacataacaccaccagaagcaaactctcattcaggctacacagtgaatcagctttaggcaatctctcaaatgcacttcacaatattaactgggaatctgaattcaagaatacacaggatataaactcattaactaacctctttctctccaagactctaagcttcttcaatactcactgtcccctccttatcaaacaagtaactgacaaaagaataaacaatccgtggctcacaagtggcataatcaaatcaatcaacaaaaatcttgaatatgaaaagaaatctaggattggcctagttacaaaggaagtagttaaaaggtactcatcagtgcttaagatcataccagtatcataagaaaagctaaactttcatattatgagaatagattcaaagaagcaaaaggcaacatgaaaaacacatggaaaaccatctctaacatcctaggaacaaaacgacactcccacaaccagataatacTCTCTAAGGATAGCTACACAGTGTCAAGTGATTtaaaaatggcaaatgaatttaatagcttcttttcatcggttggtgctaaccttgccagtaaaatcccacagactcagacacatatcaatacatatctctcaggcagctatccaaactctcttctcctttcaccagtcagcccgacagatgttgtgtccatcatacactcactaaaaactaaagctgggaacatcagtgaaatcccatccactgtatacaagagcgcctcccatgcccttgcaccacctatagctctgctgttcaacaaatccctattgtgtcataccttccctgatatccttaaaaaagcaaaagtaacaccagttcataaaggaagcaatccggcagacataaacaattatagaccaatatcaaacctacccatactatcaaaaatatttgaaaaaattatctacaaacagctctactcctacctcgtaaaatttgacatactcagcccttgtcagtttggcttctgctcccaaaagagtaccaacgatacaattattagtctccttgatataatttactcagcccttgacaaaaatgagtttccgattggactcttcattgacctgagaaaggcctttgatactgttaatcacaactacctcttacgtaaactccatcattatggtgtAACagagggtgggggaaatagctctctttaGTCCATTAGTTCGCCCCCCAG carries:
- the LOC138371918 gene encoding tigger transposable element-derived protein 7-like → MSQSSIHGIEGIKQKRKHLSIYQKVDLIEKAERGYSVTRLTQEFNIEHGAKGIAVSVDSIRNAAERLTVKLNIDNFKASTEWACKFKERYDIINKKICGETLSADVGNGSHRTKYAIVGKSANPKALKNCMNRLPVIYYNTKNARFTQIIFEDWFQNHFYKLVKKQQINEWRIHPAEVKVMLLTDNAPAHPIPKLTSPDGKITCMALPPNTTSVIQPMD